In Agrobacterium tumefaciens, a single genomic region encodes these proteins:
- the mtgA gene encoding monofunctional biosynthetic peptidoglycan transglycosylase — protein sequence MTLLALLILPYLLIPVYALPFIRPVSTLMLADLVTLQGYDRRWVPLEDISPRLVQSVMMSEDGQFCFHGGVDWNQMQSVVSNALDGASTRGASTIPMQTAKNLFLWNGRSFLRKGLELPLAIAADFVWSKKRMMEIYLNVAEWGPGIYGIEAAAQHHFKIPAAKLSSRQAALLAVSLPNPIDRVASKPGRGLQRLAGLIERRARASGGYVGCVLD from the coding sequence ATGACCTTGCTGGCATTGCTGATCCTGCCCTATCTGCTGATCCCGGTTTATGCGCTGCCGTTTATCCGGCCTGTTTCAACGCTGATGCTTGCCGATCTCGTGACCCTTCAGGGTTATGACAGGCGCTGGGTGCCACTCGAGGATATTTCGCCGCGCCTCGTGCAATCCGTGATGATGTCCGAGGATGGGCAATTCTGTTTCCACGGCGGTGTGGACTGGAACCAGATGCAATCCGTCGTCAGCAATGCACTTGATGGAGCCTCCACCCGCGGCGCCAGCACCATTCCGATGCAGACGGCCAAGAACCTGTTCTTATGGAACGGCCGTTCATTCCTGCGCAAGGGGCTGGAATTGCCGCTGGCAATCGCGGCTGATTTCGTCTGGTCGAAAAAACGGATGATGGAGATTTATCTGAACGTTGCCGAATGGGGCCCGGGAATCTACGGCATCGAGGCGGCGGCCCAGCATCATTTCAAGATACCGGCTGCCAAGCTCAGCTCCCGTCAGGCGGCGCTGCTGGCCGTCTCCCTGCCCAATCCGATTGACCGGGTTGCGAGCAAACCCGGGCGCGGCCTGCAGCGGCTGGCCGGCCTTATCGAGCGTCGTGCCCGCGCCTCGGGTGGCTATGTCGGCTGTGTGCTGGACTGA